The following are from one region of the Hyla sarda isolate aHylSar1 chromosome 6, aHylSar1.hap1, whole genome shotgun sequence genome:
- the LOC130277503 gene encoding intestinal mucin-like protein produces MFFHNNYFIFHQLGAPVYSDNCQTCVCTGNANTAEPKISCTDTPYSVQCPLGFKLKKSTQHCCGECEQTHCVLNFNDSTTTYHLMNPGEMVLSEDNCTLYSCAVIRNQFITSMSQISCPLFNEDDCEPETIDFLPNGCCKTCDKKTTSCNLYEYYDYLSYNNCRTVDLVKMARCDGSCGTFSIYSSVAKAMSHRCACCKEVQTSQKLVLLQCDDGSQVEHEYIAVEKCDCMDITCKPVDLDEEMISASTEDPRESLSSNNLH; encoded by the exons atgtttttccacAATAACTACTTTATCTTTCATCAGCTTGGGGCTCCAGTATACTCTGATAACTGCCAGACCTGCGTGTGTACAGGAAATGCAAACACTGCCGAGCCGAAAATCTCATGTACAGATACTCCATATAGTGTACAGTGCCCCTTG GGCTTTAAACTGAAGAAGAGCACACAACACTGCTGTGGGGAGTGCGAGCAGACTCACTGCGTCCTGAACTTCAATGATTCCACTACTACTTACCATCTCATGAAT CCTGGAGAGATGGTTCTTTCTGAAGATAACTGCACCCTGTATAGCTGCGCTGTGATCAGGAATCAGTTCATCACATCAATGTCACAGATCTCTTGTCCTCTATTTAATGAAGATGACTGTGAACCT GAAACTATTGATTTTTTACCTAATGGCTGCTGTAAAACGT GTGATAAAAAGACAACTTCATGCAATCTGTATGAATACTATGACTATCTGTCATACAATAATTGTCGCACAGTAGACTTGGTGAAGATGGCTCGTTGCGATGGGTCATGTGGGACATTTTCCAT cTACTCTTCAGTTGCAAAAGCCATGTCACATAGGTGTGCCTGTTGCAAGGAGGTGCAGACCAGCCAGAAACTGGTATTGCTCCAATGTGACGATGGAAGTCAAGTAGAGCATGAGTACATTGCAGTGGAGAAATGCGACTGTATGGACATAACATGTAAACCAGTGGATCTCGATGAAGAAATGATATCTGCTTCTACCGAGGACCCAAGAGAAAGCTTAAGCTCAAACAATCTGCATTAA